In Chryseobacterium sp., the genomic window TTTTTTTTAGACTCTTCTGAAAGAGAAGGATCATCCAGCATTTTATTAAGATCTTCAGTGTTCATGGTCTTTGTTTTTTGATGTATGGGAAACACAGGGTCATTTTCCTGTCCGTTTCTTTAAATAAATTTTGTCGAAGATAAAATCCTTTCTTTTTAAAATTCAATAAAACCTTTTGCGTCTTTGCATGATCTTAAAAAACATTTTCTGCAAATTACCACTGTCTGCGTCTTACATAAATAAACGTACTGATCACTACGGTGGCCATAGCTCCCAATGTTATAAAATAACCATATTTATGATGAAGCTCAGGCATATTGTCAAAGTTCATCCCGTAAACCCCGGCAATAAAAGTGATCGGTAAAAAATAAACTGAATAGATCGCCAGAACCTTCATCACCTGGTTAGCTTTTTGATCCGAAAGCGCCAGGAACATAGAGATAAGGTTGGTGATTTGGATGTTTAGATGGTCAAAATCGGCCACTACATCTTTATGTTTGTCTTTTAAATCGACAATTTCAGAGTCCTGCAGGTTCAATAGCTTAAATTTGTCAACCGCATCCGTGGAAATGACCAGGACCCGTGAATTTAATCCTGATTTTCGTTTCAGCTTATAAAGCCGCCGGATCTGGCTGGTATGATTGGTGTTTTTAAGGAATATCTCATTTTCTATATTGTCCATAGTCTCAAATAAGCTTAGAGATTCATCATCAAAACTTTTCATAATCAATATAGC contains:
- a CDS encoding CorA family divalent cation transporter, with protein sequence MPIDTIYRSSQCEWVDVEAPTAEDLKFLHERYEINNLLLEDTMDPNHLPKYEEDGNVKFFLLRESTELERKNLNTISDISTKIGIFLLDNTIITIHRMKTRSISETKKKVSMIQEDATPEKIVLMIAILIMKSFDDESLSLFETMDNIENEIFLKNTNHTSQIRRLYKLKRKSGLNSRVLVISTDAVDKFKLLNLQDSEIVDLKDKHKDVVADFDHLNIQITNLISMFLALSDQKANQVMKVLAIYSVYFLPITFIAGVYGMNFDNMPELHHKYGYFITLGAMATVVISTFIYVRRRQW